A window of the Harmonia axyridis chromosome 5, icHarAxyr1.1, whole genome shotgun sequence genome harbors these coding sequences:
- the LOC123680438 gene encoding protein PTHB1: MSLFKTKNVWSIYCEDDETFDQNSMVVSPLNSEADFIIIGSHHGVLRMFQPVLEMNEDALQTGFKASDLILEKSFSDPILQLGVGQLVSGSSLNQLAILHPKLVAVYSLVVKEGVAEHGVQYILKLMYAHPLKRSAANFTLGHFGGTLNRDFICVQSLDGLITIFEQESYGFCCFISTFLLPGPLVYVRKTDSFFTFGSNWFIQCYKYKNLYDAGHRTSDEEPSTTSTSVLSDWDYQMNEPILEMNVQELATKEYVVMILGEQNLYCLNLYGKLKFMKRFDFSPLCFTSYVLGDNIISIVISETSTVLIYQNTTLKWSAQLNFLPINIKRANLWNLKGCLIILSDDGRLECCYLGTEPSLFVAPPLNYQELDFEKAEEELASLTKAIKELSNDEIKLSNDFLDKQFTMNLQVDPELKTCTHEDSLSMAFNNQMCQLIIDIIPHNRVGELQLSIMVHRPLKCSPTTFFHSNFKEKIQFVCDIFLDEELEVPTLKCDVVASIITENGSPRNLTKYVMLPLGLVVKFSPPQKESEVKVNLSINRDLVPISVLFPDLMQDNPMEASGNAAGFANVTECGKTTSVLLAKSSQRYRIQSDSLVSLNLMVEQMVHRLGRYFQDDEGFSINFGGLLPISPLVSCVNRHFRVRKEVVRLQEKLSVLSSQYRLIEKRLVAKLKAKTPIPLTKLGILLNDTSMDISNTIEEFMEKNAELSKVQVELECCLNALMNLIRVMDVDKKLLILIESVFQPFVCDIENQNWEDVVECNLQYLLRTSLAKSEKDKLRAECSSFEEVQDITKMEKHLSQVLERLSRKMALETFNPPEEKGSPKLIEDEKQPIGLEIGKSSSRILSARARNSNALTRIPDSKAEGNEIV, encoded by the exons ATGTCCCTATTCAAAACTAAAAATGTATGGTCTATTTATTGTGAAGATGATGAAACATTCGACCAAAATTCCATGGTTGTCAGTCCTCTGAATAGTGAAGCTGATTTCATAATAATAGGAAGTCATCATGGTGTTTTACGAATGTTTCAACCAGTGCTAGAAATGAACGAGGATGCTTTACAGACAGGATTTAAGGCTTCTGATTTGATCCTAGAGAAATCCTTCAGTGATCCAATTCTACAACTTGGTGTTGGACAGCTTGTATC GGGTTCTTCTCTGAATCAACTAGCAATATTACATCCTAAATTGGTTGCTGTGTATTCTTTGGTTGTGAAAGAAGGTGTTGCTGAACATG GtgtccaatacattctcaaacTGATGTATGCTCATCCTCTGAAGCGATCGGCTGCCAATTTCACCTTAGGCCACTTTGGCGGAACTCTAAATCGCGACTTCATTTGTGTTCAATCGCTGGATGGACTTATAACAATATTCGAGCAAGAATCTTATGGATTTTGCTGTTTTATAAGCACTTTTCTGTTACCTGGACCTCTAGTGTACGTGAGAAAAACCGATAGTTTTTTCACGTTTGGTTCTAATTGGTTTATCCAGTGTTATAA atataaaaatttatatgaTGCCGGGCATAGGACGTCAGATGAAGAACCTTCTACAACAAGCACTTCTGTTCTTTCTGATTGGGATTATCAGATGAACGAGCCTATTTTGGAAATGAACGTACAAGAGTTGGCAACTAAGGAATATGTAGTGATGATTTTGGGTGAACAAAATTTGTATTGCCTCAACCTATACGGAAAATTGaagtttatgaaacgttttgaCTTTTCCCCATTATGTttcacttcttatgtcctag GAGATAACATTATATCCATTGTGATATCTGAAACGAGTACAGTTTTGATATATCAAAATACTACTCTTAAATGGTCAGcacaattaaattttttaccCATCAATATCAAGAGGGCAAACTTGTGGAATTTGAAGGGATGTTTGATCATACTATCCGACGATGGAAGGCTCGAATGTTGTTATTTGGGAACAGAACCCAGTCTTTTTGTAGCACCGCCCTTGAATTATCAGGAATTAGACTTTGAAAAGGCTGAAGAAGAATTAGCTTCTTTGACCAAGGCGATAAAAGAATTGAGCAACGATG aaataaaactGAGCAACGATTTCCTAGACAAACAGTTCACCATGAATCTTCAGGTAGACCCTGAATTGAAAACTTGCACCCATGAGGATAGCTTGAGTATGGCTTTCAACAATCAGATGTGCCAATTGATAATTGATATAATACCTCACAATCGCGTGGGAGAGCTTCAGCTGTCAATTATGGTACACAGACCTTTGAAATGTTCTCCAACAACATTTTTTCATAgcaattttaaagaaaaaattcaattcgttTGTGATATTTTCCTGGATGAAGAACTGGAAGTACCTACTTTGAAATGTGATGTTGTTGCAAGTATAATAACCGAAAATGGAAGTCCGAGAAACCTTACCAAATATGTGATGTTACCTTTGGGATTAGTAGTTAAGTTTAGCCCACCACAAAAAGAGAGTGAGGTTAAAGTTAATTTGAGTATCAACAGGGACTTGGTTCCTATATCGGTTTTATTTCCAG ACTTAATGCAGGATAATCCGATGGAGGCGTCCGGAAATGCAGCCGGTTTTGCCAACGTAACGGAATGTGGCAAAACGACCTCTGTCCTATTAGCGAAATCCTCACAAAGGTATCGCATTCAATCCGATTCCCTCGTCTCTTTGAATCTGATGGTTGAGCAAATGGTGCATCGTTTGGGGAGATACTTCCAGGACGATGAAGGTTTCTCCATCAATTTTGGCGGGTTATTGCCGATTTCGCCGTTGGTTTCTTGTGTAAACCGGCATTTTCGAGTTCGCAAAGAAGTCGTTCGGTTGCAG GAAAAATTATCAGTTCTCAGCTCTCAATATCGTCTCATTGAAAAACGATTAGTGGCCAAATTGAAGGCGAAAACTCCAATACCACTAACCAAATTAGGAATCCTTCTGAATGACACTTCCATGGATATTTCAAACACGATAGAAGAGTTCATGGAGAAAAATGCAGAATTGAGTAAAGTGCAAGTTGAACTAGAATGCTGTCTGAATGCTTTAATGAATTTGATTAGAGTTATGGATGTGGataagaaattattaattttaatagaATCAGTGTTTCAACCATTCGTCTGTGATATAGAAAATCAG AATTGGGAAGACGTTGTGGAGTGCAATCTCCAATACCTACTCCGAACTTCTTTAGCAAAATCCGAAAAGGATAAATTGAGAGCGGAATGTTCATCTTTCGAAGAAGTCCAAGATATAACAAAAATGGAAAAACACTTATCTCAAGTATTAGAGAGGCTTTCGAGGAAAATGGCTCTTGAAACGTTCAACCCTCCTGAGGAAAAAg GAAGTCCAAAATTGAttgaagacgaaaaacaacCGATTGGATTAGAGATAGGAAAATCCAGTTCTAGAATTTTATCTGCTAGGGCAAGAAATTCTAATGCTTTGACGCGAATACCAGATTCAAAAGCAGAAGGGAATGAGATAGTTTAA
- the LOC123680439 gene encoding pleckstrin homology domain-containing family A member 3-like: MEGTLWKWTNYWNGWQTRWFVLKDGILSYYKSQEEVSQGCKGSMKVQACEINVNVLDNTRMDLVIPGEQHMYLRAATSQERQQWLVSLGSSKACVRNRKDIVEVNPDALKTKKSELRLYCDLLMQQVHLIKTASKNENSSEFQQVDEATKMLGATCDTFIKTLEECMKLTSANVIFDPPISSETILPPNNANSTVKKKSLTKAEET; this comes from the exons atGGAAGGAACTTTGTGGAAATGGACAAATTATTGGAACG GCTGGCAAACGAGATGGTTCGTTTTGAAGGATGGTATTTTAAGTTACTATAAGTCCCAAGAAGAAGTTTCACAAGGATGTAAAGGCTCAATGAAAGTACAGGCTTGTGAAATCAATG TAAATGTATTGGATAATACAAGAATGGATTTGGTGATACCTGGTGAGCAGCATATGTATTTGAGGGCTGCTACTTCACAGGAACGCCAGCAATGGCTAGTTTCATTAGGAAGTTCAAAAGCATGTGTTAGAAATAGAAAAGATATAG TTGAAGTTAACCCTGATGCTCTCAAAACAAAAAAGTCTGAACTTCGTTTATACTGTGATTTGCTCATGCAACAAGTCCATTTAATTAAAACAgcctcaaaaaatgaaaattcatccGAATTTCAG CAAGTAGATGAAGCCACAAAAATGTTGGGGGCAACTTGTGATACTTTCATAAAAACATTAGAAGAATGCATGAAATTGACAAGTGCAAATGTCATATTTGATCCACCCATTAGCAGTGAAACAATTTTACCACCAAATAATGCAAATTCTACTGTTAAAAAG AAAAGTCTTACAAAAGCGGAGGAAACCTAG